A genomic stretch from Achromobacter spanius includes:
- a CDS encoding cytochrome c-type biogenesis protein, which produces MSGRWIPLTLRQALMPMLMVAILLALSPAIAQAASPSPALAAPTAPALPALSPTDQQRADKLAHGLRCLVCQNQTLADSNAPLAQDMRKLIHAQLAEGRSDTQIMRFFEDRYGDFVRYDPPFKPITWLLWLGPFTLLALGFWVLVRTLKRRAVARAPLTADERARATRFLDTDP; this is translated from the coding sequence ATGAGCGGGCGGTGGATTCCGTTGACGCTGCGGCAGGCGTTGATGCCGATGCTGATGGTCGCGATCCTGCTGGCCTTGAGCCCGGCGATCGCGCAGGCCGCCTCGCCCTCGCCCGCACTCGCCGCACCCACCGCGCCCGCCCTGCCCGCCCTGTCGCCCACCGACCAGCAACGCGCCGACAAGCTGGCGCACGGCCTGCGCTGCCTGGTCTGCCAGAACCAGACCCTGGCCGATTCCAACGCGCCGCTTGCCCAAGACATGCGCAAGCTGATTCACGCGCAATTGGCCGAGGGCCGCAGCGACACGCAGATCATGCGCTTTTTCGAAGACCGCTACGGCGACTTCGTGCGCTATGACCCGCCCTTCAAACCGATTACCTGGCTGCTGTGGCTGGGTCCGTTCACCTTGCTGGCCTTGGGCTTCTGGGTGCTGGTACGCACGCTCAAGCGGCGCGCCGTGGCCCGCGCGCCATTGACGGCCGACGAGCGCGCCCGCGCCACCCGCTTTCTGGACACCGACCCATGA
- a CDS encoding DsbE family thiol:disulfide interchange protein → MMRYVLPLAVFMAMAVFLAMGLSRDPRAVPSAMIDKPAPPINLPVLQSPGEQLDVQALRGQVWLLNVWASWCAPCREELPVLRDAAQRHAIPLYGLNYKDNPEDAVAWLARNGNPYVASASDTDGRVGIEYGVYGVPETFVIDGAGRIRHKHLGLITPEIFRTRILPIIEALK, encoded by the coding sequence TTGATGCGCTACGTGCTGCCGCTGGCCGTCTTCATGGCAATGGCCGTGTTCCTGGCGATGGGCCTGTCGCGCGACCCGCGCGCCGTGCCGTCCGCCATGATCGACAAGCCGGCCCCGCCCATCAACCTGCCGGTGCTGCAATCGCCCGGCGAACAACTGGACGTGCAAGCGCTGCGTGGGCAGGTGTGGTTGCTGAACGTATGGGCATCGTGGTGCGCGCCATGCCGGGAAGAGTTGCCGGTGCTGCGCGACGCCGCCCAGCGTCACGCCATCCCGCTGTACGGTTTGAACTACAAGGACAACCCCGAAGACGCCGTCGCCTGGCTGGCGCGCAATGGCAACCCGTACGTGGCCTCGGCCAGCGACACGGACGGCCGCGTCGGCATCGAATATGGCGTTTACGGCGTGCCGGAGACCTTCGTCATCGACGGCGCCGGCCGCATCCGCCACAAGCATCTGGGCCTGATCACACCCGAGATTTTCCGCACGCGGATCCTGCCTATCATCGAGGCGCTGAAATGA
- a CDS encoding heme lyase CcmF/NrfE family subunit, whose translation MIPEIGLFSLILALLVALTQATLPLIGAATGWQAGLRVARPAAVGQFCLTTLAFGCLAWSFVDKDFSVLYVAGNSHADLPAAYRFAAVWGGHEGSLLLWLYLLTAWTLAVAVFSRRLPLAFTGRVLAVMGWISVGLLLFLLFLSNPFERLMPPAMAGRDLNPLLQDPGMIVHPPMLYMGYVGFSVAFAFAIAALLSGELDALWARWVRPWTLAAWTFLTVGILLGSAWAYYVLGWGGWWFWDPVENASFMPWLAGTALIHSLIVTERRGAFRSWTVLLAICTFSLSILGTFLVRSGVLTSVHAFAVDPGRGLYILAFMTVIVGGSLVLYAWRAPSVGLGGGFSLLSRESLLLSNNVVLTVAAGSVLLGTLYPVVLDVLDWGKISIGPPYFEAVFVPLMTPAIFLMGVGPVARWKQAEVPDLARKLRAAFVVSVLTAVLLPLAMPGPARLGSPLVMLGLWLAAWSVAAAGAHAWQRLTDGADGQWLRRLGRQPRSWYGMLLAHAGIGVFIAGVTLANGYEVKHEVRLDLGATQEAGGYQFTFAGIAPAIGPNYSAQRAEFKVTRNGKPVVTLYPEKRLYIVQDMALSQADIDSGPTRDLFVALGEPVGEPGGKVAWTVRIQVKPFMMWIWAGCVLMALGGLLAAGDKRYRRQQEAAARQAQPGLATAQRQAREGY comes from the coding sequence ATGATTCCCGAGATAGGCCTGTTCAGCCTGATCCTGGCGTTGCTGGTGGCGTTGACGCAGGCCACGTTGCCGCTGATCGGCGCCGCTACCGGCTGGCAAGCGGGCCTGCGCGTGGCGCGGCCCGCCGCAGTGGGCCAGTTCTGTCTGACGACGCTGGCGTTTGGCTGCCTGGCCTGGTCGTTCGTCGACAAGGACTTTTCTGTGTTGTACGTGGCGGGCAACTCGCACGCCGACCTGCCCGCCGCCTACCGCTTTGCCGCCGTGTGGGGCGGACATGAAGGGTCCTTGCTGCTGTGGCTGTACCTGCTGACTGCCTGGACCTTGGCCGTCGCCGTCTTCAGCCGCCGCCTGCCTTTGGCTTTCACCGGGCGCGTGCTGGCGGTCATGGGCTGGATCAGCGTGGGCTTGTTGCTGTTTCTGCTGTTCCTGTCCAACCCCTTCGAACGGCTGATGCCGCCCGCCATGGCCGGCCGCGACCTGAACCCGCTGCTGCAGGACCCCGGCATGATCGTGCATCCGCCGATGCTGTACATGGGCTACGTGGGCTTTTCCGTGGCCTTCGCCTTTGCGATCGCGGCGCTGCTGTCGGGCGAGCTGGACGCGCTGTGGGCGCGCTGGGTGCGTCCGTGGACCTTGGCCGCGTGGACATTTCTGACCGTGGGCATCTTGCTGGGCAGCGCATGGGCCTATTACGTATTGGGCTGGGGCGGCTGGTGGTTCTGGGACCCGGTGGAGAACGCCTCGTTCATGCCCTGGCTGGCGGGCACCGCGCTGATCCATTCGCTGATCGTCACCGAGCGCCGGGGCGCGTTCCGCAGTTGGACGGTGCTGCTGGCCATCTGCACGTTTTCGCTCAGCATCCTGGGCACGTTCCTGGTCCGCTCTGGCGTGCTGACCTCGGTGCACGCTTTTGCGGTCGACCCCGGTCGGGGCCTGTACATCCTGGCGTTCATGACCGTGATCGTCGGCGGCTCGTTGGTGCTGTACGCCTGGCGCGCGCCCTCGGTGGGCTTGGGCGGCGGCTTCTCGTTGCTGTCGCGCGAATCCCTGTTGCTGTCCAACAATGTCGTGCTGACGGTGGCGGCGGGCTCAGTGCTGTTGGGCACCCTGTACCCCGTGGTTCTCGACGTGTTGGACTGGGGCAAGATCTCCATCGGCCCGCCATACTTTGAAGCGGTGTTCGTACCGCTGATGACGCCCGCGATCTTCCTGATGGGCGTGGGGCCGGTGGCGCGCTGGAAGCAAGCCGAAGTGCCCGACCTGGCGCGCAAGCTGCGCGCCGCCTTCGTTGTCAGCGTGTTGACCGCCGTGTTGCTGCCGCTGGCCATGCCGGGGCCGGCGCGCCTGGGCTCGCCGTTGGTCATGCTGGGGTTGTGGCTGGCCGCCTGGTCGGTGGCCGCCGCCGGCGCGCATGCATGGCAACGACTGACCGACGGCGCCGACGGCCAATGGCTGCGCCGCCTGGGACGGCAGCCACGCTCCTGGTACGGCATGCTGCTGGCGCACGCCGGCATCGGCGTCTTCATCGCGGGCGTCACCTTGGCCAACGGCTATGAAGTCAAACATGAAGTCCGCCTGGACCTGGGCGCCACCCAGGAAGCGGGCGGCTACCAGTTCACGTTTGCCGGCATCGCGCCCGCCATCGGCCCCAACTACAGCGCCCAGCGCGCCGAGTTCAAGGTCACGCGCAACGGCAAGCCGGTGGTGACGCTGTATCCCGAAAAGCGCCTGTACATCGTGCAGGACATGGCCTTGAGCCAGGCCGACATCGACAGCGGCCCCACGCGCGACCTCTTCGTGGCGCTGGGCGAACCGGTGGGCGAACCCGGCGGCAAGGTGGCCTGGACCGTGCGCATTCAGGTCAAGCCTTTCATGATGTGGATCTGGGCGGGGTGCGTGCTGATGGCGTTGGGCGGCCTGCTGGCCGCGGGCGACAAGCGCTACCGCCGCCAGCAGGAAGCCGCTGCGCGTCAGGCCCAACCAGGCCTGGCCACGGCGCAGCGCCAGGCGCGGGAGGGCTATTGA
- the ccmE gene encoding cytochrome c maturation protein CcmE, whose product MSPRKRRAWAIAGGLALLALATALVLNALQSNLVFFFSPSQIAAKEAPTSGSFRVGGLVEQGSVRREPDGVTLRFIVTDTAHTVQVAYQGLLPDLFREGKGVVAAGKLDADGVFRATQVLAKHDENYMPPEAADALKRAAGASGGARAATGNPAAPTGTASNKATNALRPEAQ is encoded by the coding sequence ATGAGCCCGCGCAAGCGTCGCGCCTGGGCTATCGCGGGCGGGCTGGCGCTGCTGGCCCTGGCCACGGCGCTGGTGCTGAACGCGCTGCAATCGAACCTGGTGTTCTTCTTCAGCCCCAGCCAGATCGCCGCGAAAGAGGCCCCAACCAGCGGCAGCTTCCGCGTGGGCGGATTGGTCGAACAGGGCTCGGTGCGCCGCGAGCCGGACGGCGTGACCTTGCGCTTCATCGTGACCGATACCGCGCACACCGTGCAGGTCGCCTACCAGGGCCTGTTGCCGGACCTGTTCCGTGAAGGCAAGGGCGTGGTGGCGGCGGGCAAGCTGGACGCGGACGGCGTATTCCGCGCCACGCAGGTGCTGGCCAAGCACGATGAAAACTACATGCCGCCCGAAGCCGCCGACGCGCTCAAGCGCGCGGCTGGCGCATCCGGTGGCGCGCGTGCGGCGACTGGCAACCCCGCTGCCCCAACCGGCACGGCCAGCAACAAAGCGACCAATGCGTTGCGTCCGGAGGCCCAATGA
- the ccmD gene encoding heme exporter protein CcmD yields the protein MSWDALFSLQGHGPYILGAYGVTVALMGLEVFLLWRRGRRRSGSRATRISSDPRAESGRP from the coding sequence ATGAGTTGGGACGCGTTGTTTTCGCTGCAAGGCCATGGCCCGTACATCCTGGGCGCCTATGGGGTGACGGTGGCGCTGATGGGCCTGGAAGTCTTTTTGCTGTGGCGCCGCGGGCGCAGGCGATCCGGCTCACGCGCTACGCGCATATCGTCCGACCCGCGCGCGGAATCGGGGCGCCCATGA
- a CDS encoding heme ABC transporter permease: MHKQAVWMRYASPAVFYPLAGRLIPWLALAAALFAAAGLYVGLVVAPPDSQQGEVYRILFIHVAAAWMSMFLYLVMAAYAALGLIYNTRLSFMMMRALAPTGALFTFLTLWTGALWGKPTWGAWWVWDARLTSELILLFLYLGFIALQAATDDTRRADRSGAILLLAGVVNVPIIYFSVRWWSTLHQGASINLTTAPSMARIMLTAMLLMVAAFWLYSAAVALARVRGLIAQREPGAVHSGPVRSGAVHSGAVCSGDKGSNGHAGQPGRQEAP; this comes from the coding sequence ATGCACAAGCAAGCTGTCTGGATGCGCTATGCCTCGCCCGCCGTGTTCTACCCGCTGGCGGGCCGGCTGATTCCCTGGCTGGCGCTGGCCGCCGCCCTTTTTGCCGCTGCCGGCTTGTACGTGGGCCTGGTCGTCGCGCCCCCGGACAGCCAGCAGGGCGAGGTCTATCGCATCCTGTTCATCCACGTGGCGGCGGCGTGGATGTCGATGTTCCTGTACCTGGTAATGGCCGCGTATGCCGCGCTGGGCCTGATCTACAACACGCGCCTGTCGTTCATGATGATGCGCGCCCTGGCGCCCACCGGCGCGCTCTTCACCTTCCTGACCTTGTGGACCGGCGCGCTGTGGGGCAAGCCAACCTGGGGCGCCTGGTGGGTCTGGGACGCGCGGCTGACGTCCGAACTGATCCTGCTGTTTCTATACCTGGGGTTCATCGCCCTGCAAGCGGCCACCGACGACACCCGCCGGGCCGACCGCAGCGGCGCCATCCTGCTGTTGGCCGGCGTGGTCAACGTGCCCATCATCTATTTTTCGGTGCGATGGTGGAGCACGCTGCATCAGGGCGCATCCATCAACCTGACCACCGCGCCCAGCATGGCGCGCATCATGCTGACGGCCATGCTGCTGATGGTGGCGGCGTTCTGGCTGTACAGCGCGGCGGTGGCGCTGGCGCGCGTGCGCGGGTTGATCGCACAACGCGAACCAGGCGCCGTGCATTCGGGCCCCGTGCGTTCGGGCGCCGTGCATTCGGGCGCCGTGTGTTCGGGCGACAAAGGTAGCAATGGCCACGCGGGCCAGCCTGGCCGCCAGGAGGCGCCATGA
- the ccmB gene encoding heme exporter protein CcmB, translated as MLATLSQLVLRDIRLAWRRPADTLGATLFFVVAGSLFPLAVGPDPALLRAIGPGVLWVCALLGILLSLHRPFTQDHDNGALEQLLVSPHPLPLLVGVKLAAHWFSGCVPLILASPILALQFDLPPHAIGVLVLSLLLGTPTLALVGGLGAALTLGLRGAALLPLLVLPLYVPVLIFGAGAVSATQAGLGAGPQLSLLGACLCLAILLCPWSASAALRVALD; from the coding sequence ATGCTGGCTACGCTGTCTCAGTTGGTGTTGCGTGACATCCGGCTGGCCTGGCGGCGGCCTGCAGACACGCTGGGCGCCACCTTGTTCTTCGTGGTGGCCGGATCACTGTTTCCGCTGGCGGTCGGCCCGGACCCGGCGCTGCTACGCGCCATCGGGCCGGGCGTGCTGTGGGTGTGCGCGCTGCTGGGCATCTTGCTGAGCCTGCACCGCCCGTTTACCCAGGACCACGACAACGGCGCGCTTGAGCAACTGCTGGTATCACCCCACCCGCTGCCGCTGCTGGTGGGCGTCAAGTTGGCCGCGCACTGGTTCAGCGGCTGCGTGCCGCTGATTCTTGCCAGTCCCATCCTGGCATTGCAGTTTGATTTGCCGCCGCACGCCATCGGCGTCCTGGTCCTGTCCTTGCTGCTGGGTACGCCCACGCTGGCGCTGGTGGGTGGCCTGGGCGCGGCGCTGACGCTGGGCCTGCGCGGCGCCGCGCTATTGCCCTTGCTGGTGTTGCCGCTGTATGTCCCGGTGCTGATCTTCGGCGCGGGCGCGGTGTCGGCCACGCAGGCCGGGTTGGGCGCGGGGCCACAACTGTCGCTGCTGGGCGCGTGCCTGTGCCTGGCGATTCTGCTATGCCCCTGGAGCGCGTCCGCCGCGCTGCGCGTGGCGCTGGACTGA
- the ccmA gene encoding heme ABC exporter ATP-binding protein CcmA, with translation MRPADAPPPLLAAHGLCCPRGGMAGQGVGPLHFDLHAGQLLHLHGANGSGKTSVLRMLAGLLRPVAGSLHVLGRDVSRDPSSYFARLAYLGHANGLCADLSALENLRYSLHVAGAPQGDNAIAAGLAAWRLNACLHTPAAHLSQGQARRVALAAVMLSGKPLWLLDEPDAGLDAASLEQLWAALDTHLDAGGAAVVACHRQPATAPDRLQTLNMDDYADAGYAVSVGVA, from the coding sequence ATGCGGCCCGCTGACGCGCCGCCTCCGCTGCTTGCCGCCCACGGCCTTTGCTGCCCGCGTGGTGGTATGGCGGGGCAAGGCGTGGGCCCGTTGCACTTTGACCTGCACGCCGGCCAGTTGCTGCACCTGCACGGCGCCAATGGCAGCGGCAAGACCAGCGTGCTGCGCATGTTGGCCGGCCTGCTGCGGCCCGTGGCGGGCTCGCTGCATGTCTTGGGCCGCGACGTGTCGCGCGACCCGTCGTCGTACTTCGCGCGCTTGGCGTATCTGGGCCACGCCAACGGGCTGTGCGCCGACCTGAGCGCTTTGGAAAACCTGCGCTACAGCCTGCATGTGGCGGGCGCCCCGCAAGGCGATAACGCCATCGCGGCGGGGCTGGCGGCCTGGCGCTTGAACGCCTGCCTGCATACCCCGGCGGCCCACCTGTCGCAAGGGCAAGCGCGTCGCGTAGCGCTGGCGGCCGTGATGCTGAGCGGAAAGCCGCTATGGCTGCTGGACGAACCCGATGCGGGGCTGGACGCGGCCAGCCTTGAACAATTGTGGGCCGCGCTGGACACGCACCTGGACGCAGGCGGCGCGGCGGTGGTGGCCTGCCATCGGCAACCCGCCACCGCGCCCGATCGCCTGCAAACCCTGAACATGGATGACTACGCGGATGCTGGCTACGCTGTCTCAGTTGGTGTTGCGTGA
- a CDS encoding cytochrome c3 family protein translates to MVKLLKRYWNIIRRPSVHFSLGFLTIGGFIGGILFWGAFNTAMELTNTEKFCTGCHEMRDNVYAELKGTIHFTNRSGVRALCSDCHVPHNWTDKIARKMQASKEVWGKIFGTIDTREKFVDKRLELAQHEWARFKANDSLECRNCHNYEYMDFTRQSVRAQNMHSTYLADKSKTCIDCHKGIAHTLPHIPPGQTSNAAPATGATKEIAKAEPANAAR, encoded by the coding sequence ATGGTCAAGCTTCTAAAGCGCTACTGGAACATCATCCGCCGCCCCAGCGTGCATTTCAGCCTGGGCTTTCTGACGATAGGCGGCTTCATCGGCGGCATCCTGTTCTGGGGCGCCTTCAACACCGCCATGGAACTGACCAACACCGAAAAATTCTGCACCGGCTGCCATGAGATGCGCGACAACGTCTATGCGGAATTGAAGGGCACCATCCACTTCACCAACCGCTCGGGCGTGCGCGCGCTGTGTTCGGACTGCCACGTGCCGCACAACTGGACGGACAAGATCGCGCGCAAGATGCAGGCATCCAAGGAAGTGTGGGGCAAGATCTTCGGCACCATCGACACGCGCGAAAAATTCGTCGACAAACGGCTGGAACTGGCCCAACACGAATGGGCGCGCTTCAAGGCAAACGATTCGCTGGAATGCCGCAACTGCCACAACTACGAATACATGGACTTCACGCGCCAGAGCGTGCGCGCGCAGAACATGCATTCGACCTATCTGGCGGACAAGTCCAAGACCTGTATCGATTGCCACAAGGGCATCGCGCACACCTTGCCGCACATTCCGCCCGGGCAGACGTCGAACGCGGCGCCGGCCACCGGCGCGACCAAGGAAATCGCCAAGGCGGAGCCGGCCAATGCGGCCCGCTGA
- a CDS encoding nitrate reductase cytochrome c-type subunit: protein MNTRTAAIALALVAGSLLGSSAWAAPPFEVEDPMRGPTPVADETTPPLISPIENKDIKRMRTYSMQPPTIPHKIDGYQIDKNYNRCLACHARVNTEETQAPPLSVTHYMDRDSNVLAEVSPRRYFCVQCHVPQAEAKPLVSNTYQDIDVILKRLTAPATDKK from the coding sequence ATGAACACGCGCACCGCCGCCATCGCCCTTGCACTCGTTGCGGGTTCCCTGTTGGGCTCGTCCGCCTGGGCGGCGCCGCCCTTCGAGGTCGAAGACCCCATGCGCGGGCCCACGCCCGTTGCCGACGAGACGACCCCACCCCTCATCAGCCCCATCGAAAACAAGGACATCAAGCGGATGCGAACGTATTCGATGCAGCCGCCCACCATTCCGCACAAGATCGACGGCTATCAGATCGACAAGAACTACAACCGCTGCCTGGCCTGCCATGCGCGCGTGAACACCGAGGAAACCCAGGCGCCACCGCTAAGCGTCACGCACTACATGGACCGCGACAGCAATGTACTGGCCGAGGTGTCGCCACGCCGGTATTTCTGTGTGCAATGCCATGTGCCGCAAGCCGAGGCCAAGCCGCTGGTGTCCAACACCTATCAGGACATCGACGTGATCCTCAAGCGCCTGACCGCCCCGGCGACAGACAAGAAGTAA
- the napA gene encoding periplasmic nitrate reductase subunit alpha has product MSMARRDFIKQSAAAAAATVAGIPIVGMTQNIVTESEAAKLKWSKAPCRFCGTGCGVNVAVKDNQVVATHGDFNADVNKGLNCVKGYFLSKIMYGNDRLTTPLLRMKDGKYAKDGEFAPVSWDQAFDVMAEQFKRVLKDKGPTAVGMFGSGQWTIWEGYAALKLMKAGFRSNNLDPNARHCMASAAVGFMRTFGADEPMGCYDDIENADAFVLWGSNMAEMHPILWTRVTDRRLSAPKTRVVVLSTFEHRSYELADLTLTFTPQTDLAILNYIANYIIQTKRVNRDFVDKHTVFHEGNTDIGYGLRPDHPLQKAAKNADKAGGSKPITFDDFAKFVSKYDLEYTSKLTGVPQKQLRDLAELYADPKIRVTSFWTMGFNQHTRGVWANNMAYNIHLLTGKISTPGNSPFSLTGQPSACGTAREVGTFSHRLPADLVVTNPKHRAHAEEIWQLPDGTIPDKVGAHAVLQNRMLKDGTINAYWVMVNNNMQAAANLMNEGLPGYRNPANFIVVSDAYPTVTTISADLILPTAMWVEKEGAYGNAERRTQFWHQLVNAPGDARSDLWQLMEFSKRFKVEEVWPADLLAKKPEYRGKTLYDVLYANGKVNKFPNSELNAEYENQEAKAFGFYAQKGLFEEYAEFGRGHGHDLAPFDTYHEVRGLRWPVVNGKETLWRYREGSDPYVKAGAGFEFYGHPDGRAIIYALPYEPPPESPDKEYPFWLSTGRILEHWHSGSMTRRVPELYRAFPNAVCFMHPDDAQAMGLRRGVEVEIESRRGKMRTRLETRGRNKPPRGLVFVPWFDAGQLINKVTLDATDPISFQTDFKKCAVRIVKV; this is encoded by the coding sequence ATGTCCATGGCTCGTAGAGATTTCATCAAGCAGTCCGCCGCCGCGGCCGCCGCCACCGTGGCGGGCATTCCCATCGTCGGCATGACGCAGAACATCGTGACCGAATCCGAGGCCGCCAAGCTCAAGTGGTCCAAGGCGCCCTGTAGGTTCTGCGGGACCGGCTGCGGCGTGAACGTCGCGGTGAAGGACAACCAGGTCGTGGCCACGCACGGCGATTTCAATGCCGATGTGAACAAGGGCCTGAACTGCGTCAAGGGCTATTTCCTGTCGAAGATCATGTACGGCAACGACCGGCTGACCACGCCGCTGCTGCGCATGAAAGACGGCAAGTACGCCAAGGACGGCGAATTCGCCCCGGTATCGTGGGACCAGGCGTTTGACGTGATGGCCGAGCAGTTCAAGCGCGTGCTTAAAGACAAGGGGCCGACCGCCGTGGGCATGTTCGGCTCGGGCCAATGGACCATCTGGGAAGGCTACGCCGCGCTCAAGCTGATGAAGGCGGGCTTTCGGTCGAACAACCTGGACCCGAACGCGCGCCACTGCATGGCGTCGGCGGCGGTGGGCTTCATGCGCACCTTCGGCGCGGATGAGCCCATGGGCTGTTATGACGACATCGAGAACGCCGACGCCTTCGTGCTGTGGGGCTCGAACATGGCCGAGATGCACCCCATCCTGTGGACCCGCGTCACCGACCGCCGCCTGTCTGCCCCCAAGACGCGCGTGGTGGTGCTGTCCACCTTCGAGCACCGCTCTTACGAGCTGGCCGACCTGACGCTGACCTTCACGCCGCAGACCGACCTGGCCATCCTGAACTACATCGCCAACTACATCATCCAGACCAAGCGGGTGAACCGCGACTTCGTCGACAAGCACACCGTATTCCACGAAGGCAATACCGACATCGGCTATGGCCTTCGCCCCGACCACCCCTTGCAAAAGGCCGCCAAGAACGCGGACAAGGCCGGCGGATCCAAGCCCATCACCTTCGATGATTTCGCCAAGTTCGTGTCGAAATACGATCTGGAATACACGTCCAAGCTGACCGGCGTCCCGCAAAAGCAGCTGCGCGATCTGGCCGAGCTGTATGCCGACCCGAAGATCCGCGTGACGTCTTTCTGGACGATGGGTTTCAACCAGCACACGCGCGGCGTGTGGGCCAACAACATGGCCTACAACATCCACCTGTTGACCGGCAAGATCTCGACGCCCGGCAACAGCCCGTTCTCGTTGACGGGCCAACCGTCGGCCTGTGGCACCGCGCGCGAAGTCGGCACGTTTTCGCATCGGTTGCCGGCCGACCTGGTGGTCACCAACCCCAAGCATCGCGCGCACGCGGAAGAGATCTGGCAACTGCCGGACGGCACCATCCCCGACAAGGTGGGCGCGCACGCGGTGTTGCAGAACCGCATGCTGAAGGACGGCACCATCAACGCCTACTGGGTGATGGTCAACAACAACATGCAGGCGGCCGCCAACCTGATGAACGAAGGGCTGCCCGGCTACCGCAACCCGGCCAACTTCATCGTGGTGTCGGACGCCTACCCCACGGTCACGACCATTTCGGCCGACCTGATCCTGCCCACCGCCATGTGGGTGGAAAAAGAAGGCGCTTACGGTAACGCCGAACGGCGCACGCAGTTCTGGCATCAACTGGTGAACGCGCCCGGCGACGCGCGCTCCGACCTGTGGCAGTTGATGGAATTTTCCAAGCGCTTCAAGGTGGAAGAAGTCTGGCCCGCCGACCTGCTGGCCAAGAAGCCGGAATATCGCGGCAAGACGCTGTATGACGTGCTGTACGCCAACGGCAAGGTCAACAAATTCCCCAATAGCGAATTGAACGCGGAATACGAAAACCAGGAGGCCAAGGCGTTCGGCTTCTATGCGCAAAAGGGCTTGTTCGAGGAATACGCCGAGTTCGGCCGGGGCCATGGCCATGACCTGGCGCCGTTCGACACCTACCACGAGGTGCGCGGCCTGCGCTGGCCGGTGGTCAACGGCAAGGAAACCCTGTGGCGCTACCGCGAAGGCAGCGACCCCTACGTGAAGGCCGGCGCGGGCTTCGAGTTTTACGGCCACCCCGACGGGCGCGCCATCATCTACGCCCTGCCCTACGAACCCCCACCGGAATCGCCCGACAAGGAATACCCCTTCTGGCTATCCACCGGCCGGATCCTGGAGCACTGGCATTCCGGCTCCATGACGCGGCGCGTGCCCGAGCTGTATCGCGCCTTTCCCAACGCGGTCTGTTTCATGCACCCGGACGACGCCCAGGCGATGGGCTTGCGACGCGGCGTGGAAGTCGAAATCGAATCGCGGCGCGGCAAGATGCGCACCCGGCTGGAAACGCGCGGGCGCAACAAGCCACCGCGCGGCCTGGTGTTCGTGCCCTGGTTCGACGCCGGCCAACTGATCAACAAGGTCACGCTGGACGCCACCGACCCGATCTCGTTCCAGACCGACTTCAAGAAGTGCGCGGTCCGGATCGTCAAGGTCTGA
- a CDS encoding chaperone NapD — protein MSALPPTAPPPAPPELHIASLVVHALPHRLPDVRAAILAIAGSDIHGASDTGKLVVTLEAPTTDDMMARISEIQRLDGVLASALVYQHADTLAAMNEEIGDVHGS, from the coding sequence ATGTCCGCGCTTCCCCCCACCGCGCCGCCCCCGGCGCCACCCGAGCTGCACATCGCCAGTCTGGTTGTGCATGCCCTGCCCCACCGCTTGCCCGACGTGCGCGCCGCCATCCTGGCGATAGCGGGTTCGGACATCCATGGCGCGTCCGACACCGGCAAGCTGGTCGTCACGCTGGAAGCGCCCACCACCGACGACATGATGGCGCGGATCTCCGAGATCCAGCGCCTGGATGGCGTACTGGCTTCGGCGCTGGTCTATCAGCACGCCGACACGCTGGCCGCGATGAACGAGGAGATTGGCGATGTCCATGGCTCGTAG
- the napE gene encoding periplasmic nitrate reductase, NapE protein, which yields MQNESDGYTKPQELRSFLFLTAVMAPVLTVIIVAGYGFIVWAYQLIAGPPGS from the coding sequence GTGCAAAACGAGTCTGATGGCTACACCAAGCCTCAGGAGCTGCGAAGTTTTCTGTTCCTGACGGCAGTCATGGCCCCCGTTCTTACGGTCATCATCGTGGCGGGTTACGGGTTTATCGTCTGGGCCTATCAGCTGATCGCCGGCCCCCCGGGCAGTTGA